The Pseudomonas azadiae genome contains a region encoding:
- a CDS encoding AraC family transcriptional regulator, which translates to MPTDQFALSSDLINELLRGMRLRGVEYRRIQAGPAFGLGFAAKPGHAWFHFLAVGDAVLRMEDGTTYALSAGNAVFISHGAAHQLLSHTDAPVQDIDLLDGEPLGDTVSAVDTGTDAGPTPTTLVFSGCMEFELGSLHGLGKLMPGLMLIDAGGQRYPGLVPILSTMEREVSAARVGFAGILARLADVVAAMVVRGWVECACGNASGLVAALRDPRLAGALLALHQQPGRDWTVEQLAEQCNTSRSVFAERFQLTIGMTPLRYVTEVRMRLASQWLTLERLPIEEVAQRLGYTSQAAFSRAFKRVTGNTPGLSRRLRQSAVS; encoded by the coding sequence ATGCCGACAGATCAATTTGCGCTCTCCTCCGATCTCATCAACGAGCTGTTGCGCGGTATGCGCCTGCGCGGTGTCGAGTACCGGCGTATCCAGGCGGGCCCGGCCTTCGGCTTGGGCTTCGCTGCCAAGCCTGGGCATGCCTGGTTCCACTTCCTGGCGGTCGGCGACGCGGTGCTGCGCATGGAGGACGGCACAACCTATGCGCTGTCAGCCGGCAACGCCGTGTTCATCTCCCATGGCGCGGCTCATCAACTGCTCTCGCATACGGACGCACCTGTTCAGGACATCGACCTCCTGGACGGCGAGCCCCTCGGCGACACGGTCAGCGCGGTGGACACCGGAACCGATGCCGGCCCCACGCCGACCACGCTGGTGTTCAGTGGCTGCATGGAATTCGAATTGGGCAGCCTGCATGGCCTTGGCAAACTGATGCCGGGCCTTATGCTGATTGATGCCGGCGGCCAGCGTTACCCCGGGCTGGTGCCTATCCTCAGCACCATGGAGCGCGAGGTCAGCGCCGCGCGCGTCGGCTTCGCCGGCATCCTCGCGCGACTGGCCGACGTGGTCGCCGCCATGGTCGTCCGCGGCTGGGTCGAATGCGCCTGCGGCAATGCCTCCGGCCTGGTCGCCGCCCTGCGCGATCCGCGCCTGGCAGGTGCGCTGCTGGCGCTGCATCAGCAACCGGGGCGCGACTGGACCGTCGAGCAATTGGCGGAGCAATGCAATACGTCCCGCTCGGTGTTTGCGGAGCGTTTTCAACTGACGATTGGCATGACCCCGCTGCGCTACGTCACCGAAGTGCGAATGCGGCTTGCCAGCCAGTGGCTGACGCTGGAAAGGCTGCCGATTGAAGAGGTGGCGCAGCGTTTGGGCTATACGTCTCAGGCGGCGTTCAGTCGGGCGTTCAAGCGTGTTACGGGTAACACGCCTGGGTTGAGTCGCAGGTTAAGACAGTCTGCGGTGTCCTGA
- a CDS encoding LysR family transcriptional regulator — MDFNGRSGEMGVFVTVAQEGSLSAAARALGLTPSAVSRIIARTEQRLGTRLLLRTTRSITFTAEGEAFLRGARRILADMAEVEEAIADQGVPRGRLRVSAALGHGRQAIVPLVAAFSARYPNIVVDLTLGDEVVDILGGQADVAVRFGHLPDSPLTARKIGEIGQVVVASPEYLQRHGIPLEPEDLLGHNCLRFNFRRAEPNWPFIRDARGFSLKVSGNIECSSGEALAQLARVGAGIARIGEFSVSEDLRRGDLVPLLEAWNPGDREPIHAVFVGGPAMPARVRLFVDFLLEHHRM; from the coding sequence GTGGACTTCAACGGCAGGTCAGGTGAAATGGGCGTGTTCGTCACCGTGGCTCAGGAGGGCAGCCTGTCGGCCGCCGCTCGTGCATTGGGGCTCACACCCTCGGCGGTCAGCCGGATCATCGCGCGTACCGAACAACGTCTTGGTACCCGCCTGCTGTTGCGTACCACCCGATCGATTACTTTCACCGCCGAGGGCGAGGCGTTCCTGCGCGGTGCGCGGCGTATCCTGGCCGACATGGCGGAGGTCGAAGAAGCTATCGCCGACCAGGGCGTACCCAGGGGCCGGCTGCGGGTCAGCGCCGCCCTTGGCCATGGGCGGCAGGCCATCGTTCCGTTGGTGGCCGCTTTTAGCGCGCGTTATCCGAACATCGTCGTCGACCTCACCCTCGGCGACGAAGTGGTCGACATCCTCGGCGGGCAGGCCGACGTGGCGGTACGCTTTGGCCATCTACCCGACAGCCCGCTGACCGCGCGCAAGATTGGTGAAATCGGCCAGGTAGTGGTGGCATCACCCGAGTACCTGCAGCGTCACGGCATCCCGCTGGAACCGGAGGACCTGCTGGGGCACAACTGCCTGCGCTTCAACTTCCGGCGGGCTGAACCCAACTGGCCGTTCATCCGCGATGCAAGAGGGTTTTCTCTGAAGGTCAGCGGCAACATCGAATGCAGCAGTGGTGAAGCGTTGGCACAACTCGCGCGCGTAGGGGCCGGCATTGCGCGCATCGGCGAGTTCAGCGTGAGCGAGGATCTGCGGCGCGGCGACCTGGTACCGCTGCTGGAAGCCTGGAACCCCGGCGACCGGGAACCGATCCATGCGGTGTTCGTAGGTGGCCCGGCCATGCCGGCGCGAGTGCGGTTGTTCGTGGACTTCTTGCTGGAACATCACCGGATGTAA
- a CDS encoding MFS transporter, which produces MRINPPLVALSIGAFGIGVTEFAPMGMLPGIAADLGVSIPAAGLLVSAYALGVLLGAPLMTLTTGRIPRRYLLIGLMAIFTLGNLMSALATDYYSLMVARVVTSLNHGAFFGVGSIVAASVVAPEKRAGAVAAMFMGLTLATIGGVPLAAWFGELFGWRTAFWGITGLGVMTMAALWFALPNLQMPKSLGVLAEVRVLGRGPVLGALALTVVGSGAMFTVFTYIAPILSNETHASTAYITAMLVLFGVGLTLGNMWGGKAADRSIDRTLIVSLSVLIVVLLAFTVLMRWPLPAAIAILIWGIASFALVPPLQMRVMEAAKDAPNLASAVNIGAFNLGNAIGAALGGAVINAGMGYPAISLAGAAMAGLGLLMALAFAWRSRTIATAVV; this is translated from the coding sequence ATGCGTATCAATCCCCCCCTTGTTGCACTCTCCATCGGTGCCTTTGGCATCGGCGTGACCGAGTTCGCCCCCATGGGCATGTTGCCGGGCATCGCTGCGGATCTGGGCGTTTCGATTCCCGCCGCCGGTCTGTTGGTCAGTGCTTACGCCTTGGGCGTACTGCTCGGCGCGCCGCTGATGACGTTGACCACCGGCAGGATTCCCCGGCGCTATCTGCTGATCGGGCTCATGGCGATTTTCACCCTGGGTAACCTGATGTCAGCCCTGGCCACCGATTACTACAGCCTCATGGTCGCCAGGGTGGTGACCTCACTGAACCACGGTGCGTTCTTTGGCGTGGGCTCTATCGTCGCGGCCAGCGTGGTCGCGCCGGAGAAACGTGCCGGGGCGGTTGCGGCAATGTTCATGGGGCTGACCCTGGCGACCATCGGCGGTGTGCCACTGGCCGCCTGGTTTGGCGAACTGTTCGGCTGGCGTACCGCGTTCTGGGGGATTACCGGTCTGGGTGTGATGACGATGGCCGCGTTGTGGTTCGCCCTGCCCAACCTGCAGATGCCCAAAAGCCTCGGTGTACTGGCTGAAGTTCGAGTACTGGGCCGTGGCCCGGTACTGGGCGCGTTGGCCCTGACCGTGGTCGGCTCGGGTGCAATGTTTACCGTCTTCACCTACATTGCGCCGATCCTCAGCAATGAGACCCATGCCTCCACTGCTTACATCACCGCCATGCTCGTGCTGTTCGGCGTGGGGTTGACGCTGGGCAACATGTGGGGCGGCAAGGCCGCCGACCGCTCGATAGATCGCACCTTGATCGTTTCGCTGAGCGTGTTGATCGTCGTCTTGCTGGCGTTCACCGTACTGATGCGTTGGCCACTGCCGGCCGCCATTGCCATCCTGATATGGGGCATCGCCAGCTTCGCCCTGGTGCCGCCGCTGCAGATGCGCGTCATGGAAGCGGCCAAGGACGCGCCCAACCTGGCCTCGGCGGTGAACATCGGCGCCTTCAACTTAGGCAATGCGATTGGCGCCGCGCTGGGCGGAGCGGTGATCAACGCCGGGATGGGTTATCCGGCGATTTCCCTGGCAGGAGCGGCAATGGCGGGTCTGGGACTGTTGATGGCGTTGGCTTTTGCCTGGCGTTCCAGGACGATTGCGACTGCGGTGGTGTGA
- a CDS encoding DUF6124 family protein, whose translation MFKVTPNPPNGPDLKLNQAAHRAIDHYLNTGTEPPVPPPPPSTTLFSVADDASSETLIANSYETFSSVTTLLLDLSDELTGKQRDVALAIHQLSELGVLLVDKLMEREGAGAGG comes from the coding sequence ATGTTCAAAGTCACGCCTAACCCTCCAAACGGCCCCGACCTGAAACTGAATCAGGCGGCGCATCGTGCGATTGACCACTACCTCAACACCGGCACCGAACCGCCAGTGCCACCTCCCCCACCCTCGACAACGCTGTTCAGCGTTGCGGACGATGCCAGCAGTGAAACGCTGATTGCCAATAGCTATGAAACCTTTTCTTCGGTGACCACGCTGCTGCTTGACCTGTCGGATGAGCTGACGGGAAAACAGCGGGATGTCGCGTTGGCGATTCACCAATTGAGTGAACTGGGGGTGTTGCTGGTGGACAAGTTGATGGAGCGCGAAGGCGCTGGAGCGGGTGGCTAA
- a CDS encoding polysaccharide lyase family 7 protein: protein MIDLSTWNLTIPVGAPARVIDTSRLVDGYSDSYFRSGNTLFFWAPVTGGTTSNSEFPRSELRETYKSGELRNWTYPEADHRMTASLSVNQVPSEGRVVIGQIHIYQGNGPLLKVEYVYDKARKTGSVIANYRLKPGSTDTKVVVAEDVELNERFTYEVRLSSAGYLHVSSQGYRWGKQLSKSWQNKQLYFKAGVYTLDNTGSKTEGGQVTFNKLEAKHSKG, encoded by the coding sequence ATGATCGATCTAAGCACTTGGAATCTGACCATCCCGGTCGGCGCGCCTGCCCGAGTCATCGACACGTCGCGCCTGGTGGACGGTTACTCGGATTCGTATTTCCGCTCCGGCAATACGCTGTTTTTCTGGGCGCCGGTGACGGGCGGGACGACATCCAACTCCGAGTTTCCACGTAGCGAACTTCGCGAGACCTACAAGAGCGGTGAACTGCGCAATTGGACGTACCCCGAAGCCGATCACCGGATGACGGCCAGCCTGTCAGTTAACCAGGTGCCGTCGGAAGGCAGGGTAGTGATCGGGCAGATTCATATCTACCAGGGCAATGGCCCGCTGCTGAAGGTCGAGTATGTCTATGACAAGGCCAGGAAGACCGGCAGCGTGATTGCCAACTATCGCCTCAAGCCGGGCAGCACAGACACCAAGGTGGTGGTGGCCGAGGATGTCGAGCTGAACGAGCGGTTCACCTACGAGGTTCGCTTGAGCTCGGCGGGCTATCTGCATGTGAGTTCGCAAGGATATCGGTGGGGCAAGCAACTCAGCAAAAGCTGGCAGAACAAACAGCTGTACTTCAAGGCTGGGGTATACACCTTGGATAACACCGGCTCCAAGACCGAAGGCGGGCAGGTGACGTTCAACAAGCTGGAGGCCAAGCACAGCAAGGGTTGA
- a CDS encoding DUF6124 family protein, which produces MFKITPNPPTGPDLKLNQAAHRAIDHYLNTGTEPPVPPPPPSTTLFSVADDASSETLIANSYETFSSVTALLLDLSDDLTGKQRDVALAIHQLSELGVLLVDKLMAREGAGAGG; this is translated from the coding sequence ATGTTCAAAATAACGCCCAACCCTCCAACCGGTCCCGACCTGAAACTGAATCAGGCTGCGCATCGTGCGATTGATCACTACCTCAACACCGGCACCGAACCGCCAGTGCCACCTCCCCCGCCTTCGACAACGCTATTCAGCGTTGCGGACGATGCCAGCAGTGAAACGCTGATTGCCAATAGCTATGAAACTTTTTCTTCAGTGACCGCGTTGTTGCTTGACCTGTCGGATGATCTGACGGGCAAGCAACGGGATGTGGCGTTGGCGATTCACCAGTTGAGTGAACTGGGGGTGTTGTTGGTGGACAAGTTGATGGCGCGGGAGGGTGCTGGAGCGGGTGGCTAA